A single region of the Panicum virgatum strain AP13 unplaced genomic scaffold, P.virgatum_v5 scaffold_199, whole genome shotgun sequence genome encodes:
- the LOC120693902 gene encoding protein PUTATIVE RECOMBINATION INITIATION DEFECT 1-like isoform X2, producing MESDGETSPPPPPAPAPPRACGAGHRASHSLPTSAGGRVCLSCAAALLSSAGAASTPSHHVAHALASLSLALADPAFLAPLRAAHPRLLAAPLAEALAGAAARRAAALASQASDLAADLAAAVGDPAASELVARLARVLSSGSLVKHLHTLHCLGILLNTTKDAAALIGDKLSLFLNLVNDLRLPSDEIRGEILFVLYKLSISNATPWDNICDNGDVDLLAIGRNLLQLSLEVLLKTQNDTVRLNCIGCQRISAIY from the exons ATGGAATCCGACGGCGAAActtcgccgcctcctcctccggccccggcgccgccacgtGCCTGCGGCGCGGGCCATCGGGCGTCGCACTCACTGCCGACCTCGGCGGGCGGCCGCGTCTGCCTCTCCTGCGCCGCGGCGCTCCTCTCCTCCGCgggcgccgcctccacgccgtcccACCACgtcgcgcacgcgctcgccagCCTCTCCCTGGCGCTCGCGGACCCAGCCTTCCTcgcgccgctccgcgccgcgcacccgcgcctcctcgcggcgccgctcgccgaggccctcgctggcgccgccgcccgccgtgccgcGGCGCTCGCCTCGCAGGCGTCCGACCTCGCGGCCGACCTCGCCGCAGCAGTGGGCGACCCCGCCGCCTCAGAGCTCGTCGCCCGCCTCGCCCGCGTCCTCTCCTCCGGTTCTCTCGTCAAGCACCTCCACACG CTACATTGTTTGGGCATCTTGCTAAACACCACCAAAGATGCTGCAGCACTTATAGGAGATAAACTTTCGCTTTTCTTAAATCTTGTTAATGATCTCCGACTACCAAG TGATGAAATTCGTGGAGAGATACTCTTCGTGCTATACAAACTCTCTATATCAAATGCCACCCCATGGGACAATATATGTGATAATGGAGATGTGGACCTGTTAGCAATTGGAAGAAACTTGCTTCAACTCTCTCTTGAAGTCCTACTCAAAACTCAAAACGATACTGTTCGCCTGAACTGTATTG GCTGTCAAAGGATCTCTGCTATCTACTAA
- the LOC120693911 gene encoding oryzalexin E synthase-like — protein MPEIRRFMAEEFYPVSCSDVPKGKGVIVNLWAIGRDKSAWPRPEEFIPVRFLAGQEVHSSMVKEAYRPFGAGRRVCPGMEYTARSVPLASILHRNEWKLPDGGDGIGLEGMDLNDRYGTVLNPATPLHACCAGVSTV, from the coding sequence ATGCCCGAAATTCGTCGGTTTATGGCCGAAGAATTTTATCCCGTTTCTTGTAGTGATGTGCCGAAAGGGAAGGGCGTCATCGTCAACCTGTGGGCGATTGGAAGGGACAAGAGCGCATGGCCTCGTCCCGAGGAGTTCATCCCGGTGAGGTTCTTGGCTGGCCAGGAGGTGCACTCATCAATGGTGAAGGAGGCATATAGGCCGTTTGGCGCGGGCCGCAGGGTGTGCCCTGGAATGGAGTACACCGCACGGTCCGTGCCATTGGCATCGATTCTGCATAGAAATGAGTGGAAACTACCTGATGGTGGTGatgggatcggattggagggcATGGACCTCAATGACCGCTATGGCACCGTGCTGAATCCGGCGACCCCGCTCCATGCATGCTGTGCTGGTGTGTCTACCGTGTGA